A window of Rhodococcus sp. SGAir0479 contains these coding sequences:
- the secE gene encoding preprotein translocase subunit SecE, whose translation MSEERGKRDDSVSGSSDSGSADESVVSDQVDNGPVPAEESPVGAAPAGKPSGKRSARRGGASAVESGEKAKPAVAATSVKSPKARSGAKPAAQPRAENIFKRIRRFLREVVAELRKVIWPNRKQMVTYTSVVVVFVAFMVTFISLLDVGFIKGVSWLFG comes from the coding sequence GTGAGCGAGGAGCGCGGCAAGCGCGACGACAGCGTCTCCGGGTCTTCGGACTCCGGATCTGCCGACGAGTCAGTCGTTTCCGATCAGGTCGACAACGGTCCAGTCCCTGCTGAAGAGAGCCCCGTCGGTGCGGCCCCAGCAGGAAAGCCGAGCGGCAAGCGCAGTGCGCGCCGCGGTGGTGCGAGTGCCGTCGAATCCGGCGAGAAGGCGAAGCCGGCCGTAGCGGCCACCTCCGTCAAGTCGCCCAAGGCGCGTTCCGGTGCGAAGCCGGCCGCCCAGCCCCGCGCGGAGAACATCTTCAAGCGAATTCGCCGCTTCCTGCGGGAAGTGGTCGCCGAGCTCCGTAAGGTCATCTGGCCGAATCGTAAGCAGATGGTCACCTACACCAGCGTGGTGGTCGTGTTCGTCGCCTTCATGGTGACGTTCATCAGCCTCCTCGATGTCGGATTCATCAAGGGCGTCAGCTGGTTGTTCGGCTAA
- the hadB gene encoding (3R)-hydroxyacyl-ACP dehydratase subunit HadB, protein MSLRRFEDVAVGDELPERVVTLTRGNLVNYAGVSGDPNPIHWSDHVARLAGLPDVVAHGMLTMGLGGGFVSSWLGDPGAVTEYNVRFTSPVYVAADKAAEVEFTGKIKSVDTESKTAVVAIVARFEGRKIFGRATATVRLA, encoded by the coding sequence TTCGAGGACGTCGCGGTCGGCGACGAGCTTCCCGAGCGCGTCGTCACCCTGACCCGAGGCAATCTCGTCAACTACGCCGGCGTGTCGGGCGATCCCAACCCGATCCACTGGAGCGATCACGTGGCGCGACTGGCCGGCCTGCCGGACGTCGTCGCACACGGGATGCTCACGATGGGTCTGGGCGGCGGATTCGTCTCGTCCTGGCTCGGCGATCCGGGTGCCGTGACCGAATACAACGTTCGGTTCACCAGCCCGGTGTACGTGGCGGCCGACAAGGCCGCCGAAGTGGAGTTCACCGGCAAGATCAAGTCGGTGGACACCGAGAGCAAGACCGCAGTAGTCGCGATCGTGGCGCGGTTCGAGGGTCGGAAGATCTTCGGACGAGCCACCGCAACGGTCCGTCTGGCCTGA
- the nusG gene encoding transcription termination/antitermination protein NusG has protein sequence MSTPENDSDKALAEEGVSAEAVIEDGVSADAAVEDDATGEQVEDDAVTEDAPEGADEAPAAEEEVDPVAEFKAALRRSPGDWYVIHSYAGYENKVKANLETRVQNLDVGDYIFQVEVPTEEVTEIKNGQRKQVNRKILPGYILVRMELNDESWGAVRNTPGVTGFVGATSRPSPLTLNEVVKFLMPQQGQKKPAAAAAAGGGEGAAPAAAKPVIEVDFEVGESVTVMDGPFATLPASISEVNAEQQKLKVLVSIFGRETPVELSFNQVQKI, from the coding sequence GTGAGCACCCCCGAGAACGACTCTGACAAGGCTCTGGCCGAGGAGGGCGTTTCGGCCGAGGCGGTCATCGAAGACGGTGTGTCTGCCGACGCGGCGGTCGAAGACGACGCAACCGGCGAGCAGGTCGAAGACGATGCCGTGACGGAGGATGCTCCCGAGGGCGCCGACGAGGCTCCCGCGGCCGAGGAAGAGGTCGACCCGGTCGCCGAGTTCAAGGCCGCGCTGCGTCGTTCGCCCGGCGACTGGTACGTCATCCACTCGTACGCCGGTTACGAGAACAAGGTGAAGGCCAACCTCGAGACCCGCGTCCAGAACCTCGACGTCGGCGACTACATCTTCCAGGTGGAGGTCCCCACCGAGGAAGTCACCGAGATCAAGAACGGCCAGCGCAAGCAGGTCAACCGGAAGATCCTGCCCGGCTACATCCTGGTGCGCATGGAACTCAACGACGAGTCCTGGGGCGCGGTCCGCAACACTCCCGGTGTCACCGGTTTCGTCGGTGCCACCTCGCGTCCGTCGCCGCTGACGCTCAACGAGGTCGTGAAGTTCCTCATGCCGCAGCAGGGCCAGAAGAAGCCCGCTGCCGCGGCTGCCGCCGGCGGTGGCGAAGGTGCCGCTCCCGCGGCCGCCAAGCCGGTCATCGAGGTCGACTTCGAGGTCGGCGAGTCGGTCACCGTCATGGACGGCCCGTTCGCGACGCTCCCGGCGAGCATCAGCGAGGTCAACGCCGAGCAGCAGAAGCTCAAGGTCCTCGTCTCGATCTTCGGTCGCGAGACCCCGGTCGAACTCTCGTTCAACCAGGTTCAGAAGATCTAG